The window CAGAGACCTGAGAGAGATGAGAAGGAAGATTAATCTGAACATGAAGAATAAAGAAATATCTGATGTAGGTAACATTTCTATAATAATACAAAAGACAtgctttagtaattttttttttaccaagtaaCTAACACAAtatcatcactatacacagatcaGCCATCATAATAAAACTACCAGCCTACTGTTGTATAGGTCCCCGTTATGTCTCAAAAACATCTGACCTATCGAGGTCTGGACTATACAAGACCTATGGATGTGTCCTGTGATGTCCTGCACCAAAATTTTACCAGCAGAATTTTTCCTGGAGGTGTGATCTCCatgatgcagcttttttgtccagCATATCCCATAGGTGCTGGGGCAGAGGCTACTGTTATCATGAAATGCTCCTGCCCTGAAGAGGATGACTTGGTCTGTACAATGCTTAGGTGGGTGGTACATGTCCCAGTAAAATCCACACGATCCCGGGATCCAAGGTTTTCTGGACAAACATTGCTCACAGCATTCACACTGTTTCAGATGACTTACCTACTTCACATAGTGCATCCTGGTACCATCTAAGAGAAGGGATGAACACACATCTGCCCATTCATATGACTTaaaaggaaactttttttttatcacaccaGGCCACCTTCTTCCATGGTTCCATGTTCCAGTTCTGGTGCTCACACACCCATTGTAGGTGCTTGTGGCGGTTGATACCCGATAATTTTCGCCCAATTCTTCCATAGTGCAAAAGTACTTTACAATGCCAGCAAAGTAGTAATGTCATTTTGGAACAATGCAATGATATAAATTCACAATATAATATGCATTTGGTCTACCCCATGTATAAAGTCCATTGTAAGTCTGGTTATGTCAAGAGTCTTTTCGTCTTGGCTTTTAAcactctatatatctatatgcagGAGAACAACAGGACAGAGGTCACAGAGTTCCTTCTCTTAGGATTTCAGGTCAGTCGAGGTTTAAGACTTTCCCTGTTCTGTCTGTTCCTTGTGGTTTATTGTCTGATAATATGTGGGAATCTCCTGATCATCACCCTGGTGTCCACAAGCAAGAACctccacaccccaatgtacttctTCATCTCACAACTGGCCATCAGTGACATCTTGTTATCCACAGATATTGTCCCCAGCTTGTTTCACATCCTACTGAATAATGGGGGGACCATGACTTTTATTGGTTGTATCACTCAGTTTTATCTTTTCTGCGCCTCAGAAGGATTTGAGTGTTTTTTCCTCACAGTGATGTCTTATGACAGATATGTGGCCATCTGTGATCCTCTCCGTTACTCTTCTATCATGACAAGTGGACATTGTGTTATACTGACCGTCATCTGTTGGTTGTCTGGATCTTTCGGTGTTTTGATTTACATCATAATAACAGCAAAACTTGACTTCTGTGGCCCCAACATCATTGACCATTTCTTCTGTGAAATTGTCCCTATACTAGAACTTTCCTGTTCTGACACATTCATTGTTCACTTGGTGATATATTTATTGAGTATTCCAGTTGTCTTTATTCCGTCTATAATTATTATAGTGTCTTATACTTATATTGTCCTAACAATCCTAAGGATCCCATCCAATACTGGTAGACAgaaagccttctccacctgtagctcTCACCTCACTGTGGTCTCCATATTCTATGGGACATTGCTCAGTGTTTATATTGTCCCAACAAAAGGCAGAACACTGACCATGAGTAAAATCTTCTCCCTGCTATATACTATGTTTACTCCTTTAGCCAACCCCATCATATACAGTCTGAGGAATAAGGACATTAGGAAAGCCGTACAGGAAATACTTCATAAACGGTTGATTTGGTAAATTATCTACAATGTTATGTATaggtaatgcataaatacaatgaAACACAAATCTTCAATATAAAACTAATCGCGACATCATGGCCACAGGATGGAGGCTCGTTGTGAGCGTTACAGCAGTCCTGTAAAGCATTGCATGGCATCATCAATAAGGGAGAATATTTATTTGCATGTTTTATAGATTGATGTCTGTCTTTGCCCacaagattttcttttttttatttattcagctTAGGCTCTGACAAATAATGGTCTGAAACAAGGGCCATCATTTGGAATCAGTCCTTTCTATCCTACTGGTTGGTCAAAGGCTATGTAACATATTAATCTCACCACACTCCAGTGGTCACCTTGGATCAACGGCTTCCCTAGTGCGGATGGCACCGCTCTATTTCTATGATTACGACACTCACTAACAGCAAGACTGGGGAGCCTATTGGGGAGCTGGGATGCTGGTCCAATCAGGTTTGGCATTGGGGTCCCTCATATTCTGAGGGGCATCAGATTGAAAAATGCATTATGCTAGCCACATACACCTGTCATTGGTTTCCCTGTGTTCCTCACATGCATTCGGTACCTAAGAATCTTCTATATTCTGACTTTTTGCCTATTTACTTGGTTTTTGCTTTGTCTCCTGATTTTTGCTTCTGATGTTCCCTCCTTGTGATCTGCTCTCTGGCTGGAATATTGACAGTTGTTTGGTTTCTGACTGTGCCTCTGACCCTCTCTTCTGGCATTGACTACTCTTTTGGCTTTGGGTTTCCTCTGTTTTGTGCCAGTTTGTTGCTGATGTGGCTAGTTGACTAATCTCCCTTCTAGGCACTTAGTGAGGAATGGACCGCTGCCAAGTTGGAGCCACCACCACTTAGAGTGGTAACTCTATGTAGGTAGGCATATGAGTGCACGTATAGTTTAGGGTCCCCTCATTTCAGATTAGCTAGCCTAAGTCTGCATAGTGCCTAGCCACAGCATTGTACGGTGAATTATCATTAATATTATGGGACCAGAGAACTTGGTGCAGGTATCAAAAAGGTGGTGGGCTTGCAAGGCGGAAGAAGATTACTGACCAATGAGGGTTTTCCCCTCACACTAATGGAAGCACTAATTTGTAAAAATAACCATTGATAGGTTCAATCAGTTCTTAGAAGGGTAGTGTTCATTGGTGTTCCAGATGCCAATGCCCTATCAGTGGTGACCACAGCTCCCACATCAGTATAGTGCTCACTGCTACCAGAGGAATTACCCGACTGGCTACAGATTtggttctgttaaaggggtactccgcacctagacatcttatccccaatacaaatgataggggataagatgtctgaatccaggggtcccgccactggggacccccacaatctccctgctgcaccaggcaTTCATTTAAAGGCTTGTGAACTCATGGCTGCACCCTGCTCGTGacctcacagccatgccccctcgatTCAAGTGTTTTTTAACCTTacaaactaactatgtaactgtttTACAGAAATGAGGAGGGGGCATTTGAGAGAAAAGCTAGTGGAGGGGCACAGAAACTGTATGCAGGTTTTTTTCACCAGAATATCCTGATTATCCAGATCCTTCTCTTGTTTTGTGttgctttattttatttcatttataggGACTATTTTGTGATGCTATTATTGAGGTCCATTTCTCATTTCTTCTAGCAGTTGTGCAGCATTTTCAGAGTTTCACACagtacttgtcctcagtggaattcACAAAATGATTGTTCTGTCTCAGACACAGCCATGATGTACTGTGGCCAATATCAGGAAGCCAATGACCTTATGAGAATTTTCACTGCAGGGTGGAGAAAACTGGAAGAAACTAGCGAACGTGAAAATCAAAATCCCCATACAGCatgtataggggatatatatatatatatatatatatatatatatagatatccatCATTTAGGTGTAAGCGATGTATGGAGTGGGCTTGGGAGATGATCCCCCACCATGGCTGCCTCCTGATTTTACCAGCTGATAGCTGCCGTGATTAGCAAAATCTAGATGGTGCTGGTAATACCAACAGTGGCATATAGACTGAGATCATTGCTGGTTCAGGGGTCAGATTGGGATGCTAACTGTAATCCAAAATTGAACCATAATCGATGTGATGAAAGCAGTCTCTATTTTGATTCTAGGGACAATTTGAATGTGCTCATTAGATTTCTTCACATAAATATTTCTCCTTATTGTGTCCTTTTGTCACCTTAATATTTACGATCTTTTTTCAGATCCTAAGAAAGTTCttggccatgaggtgccatgttaaacttccagtgaccattattagagagtgtgagaacaATAACACCAAatgtaagacacctgctccccattcacacctgagacttgTAGCACTAATAAATCACATGACACCGGGGAGGGAAAAtagctaattgggcccaatttggacatttccatttagggtgtcctcacttttgttgccaaggtttagacattaaaggcaactgttattttaaggggacacaacattaaacactgttatacaggctgtgcactcactactttacattgtagaggGGCATTTCTTCAGTGTTATGACATGTAAAGATAGAAGAAAATatctacaaaaatgtgaggggctgGACAAACGTATGGGAGATTATGTACATTATTCTGGAAAAATACAAATTGTTCTTATTTAATTAAGACCATTTTAAAATGTGGatgaaattatatttattaacatGGTGTATAGATACTTTCTTTAATGTccttcttctgcagagaacggaGCATGTTCTATGCATATCTGTGCATTCACATGATGAATATAGCACAGCCCATGTTTTATTCTTAGCCAGctaattaatattaataatattcccACAAGGAAACTTATTTTAAGTTATCCTCTAAATTTAGAGTACCATAGATTATATGTGTTGTACTTTGTCTTTTAAAGCATTTACTGTGGATGTGTGTCATAGTTAGAAGTGGGCGGAGTGTTTACATAGCACCTTCATTTTATATATGTAGAAATTAGTTATTGCCCATTCTTGATATCATTTGATGTGATTTCTCTTCCAGAGTAATATAATGAACTATCTTTGTAACTAATATTATACTTTGAAATGCTTACTAACTTCTGTGACTTCTACTGTATGTAGTTACTGATATAAGCTTATAATGCTTCATTAATATTCTTTATATTCATCTGACTAACGTGCCACTGATTAAACAATGTAcatatcattgtgtgtgtgtatatactcatttatgtttattcaTTATAACCAATAAATGTACAAATGTTTATGATATCTGCCTATTATTTTATAGCAAAAAACTACCTTTTTAGCGTTACTGACATACAAAAAGAATTTGATATATATCTGAGACATAGCTGGCTCAGATATGAATTGCATTCTTGATACATCTTCAGCAATGAAGTGACATAATCACAGGTAGCCAATCTGTTGTCAGGCTAGGACTCCACTTTtcttttttcctgcattttttttcacagaaaaaaacgccagaagaaacGCCAgagaaaaacgccagtgcaatttcctgcatctgcagtaggaatggaaaaaaaattatttaacaaatttttgtataacaaaatttgtatacatttttaataaagtgtgtttcttttttttctcaattattaaattttttaggtagtactactactcccagcagagaacagactgttccatgttgggagctgaagtacctgtactaatagacatattgccccaagtgtcactcctgacacccgatgcgatcatccataatataacagagatgcggagctgctctatacaccgctcacatctctgcactatactccaggccggccagtgatgtgaatagacatTCACTTAACTTCACATCAgtcagtgatgttctattcatatcactggccggccagagtatagtgcagagatgtgagcgctgtagagaaccgctctgcatctctgcaatagataggacaatcgcattgggtgtcaggagtgacatccgctgtgatctgtcctcaactacaggtactactactcccaacatggagcacaccttgctccatgctgggagctgtagtacatgAATGAAtaaacagattgcagcgggtgtcacttctgatgcctgttgcaatctgtctattaatgcagagtgtgttccatgttgggagtagtagtacctgcagttaaggaaagatcacaatggatgtcactcctgacacccactgtgatcctcctgtataatgtatagatgcagtggccgctcttctatggtcccctgcactgctttatatttacacctattcatatttcccacagagagttgtgattggctggaaccatctgtccaatcacagctctctgcaggaaatttgaataggtatatatctacggcagtgcaggggaccatagaagagcgaccggcccaatatatacattatacagaaggatcgctaTGGACCCGGGGTGATCttcctgttagttttttattataattttttttttattgtgccctatgaaattttataaaaaaaaaggtatctacatcacttttttggaacgctaaagtccaaaaaagaataaaaactgcctgcaaaaacaccaaagttaaaacccacatggagtTCTTTTTACTACCATAGACTTctctgggagaaaaacgccatagtctcaacatgccgTGATTTtacaaaactgccaaggagctgaaaaagagtgaaaaaatggcaaaaggataaaaagaaaaaatgccaaactgaaaaacgcaaagtggaaaaataattttgcgatttctcattgatttatagCTAACATCTGGTCGCAGCATTTTTGAgcagaaaaaacgccatgcggcagaattggcctTTTTCTTtgcgatttttcaccaaaaaaaacaagtggaattacAGCCTCATTACAGCTTCCTTGATAGATCTGCTCAATATCTGTAGGATCGTATTGTCAGTAGTTCCTTTGCTTGTAAAACATGTACAGCATCCCACTACAGGGCCCTCATATATTTGAACAGTTGGTTGTAGGATATCTGCAGTGTTGTTACTGTCTGTTACTAATATTGCATTGTGTTGTTTTTACGTGCTACTACTGTGTAATATGGTGTTATTCTGCCACCTACTGATAAACCTTTATAACTGTTTAAAAATTACCTTTATAGCCATTACACTACACTGAATTGCATTGCAACAAATACAAGTTGGTGGGACTAGCCTTCCAAGCCCAACTCTTTCTCCTCTTTAGACCAGTCCAGTCTTGATCAGCCCATTGGACTGAGAAGAAGCAGTTAGTTACAATCTAGCTTAGCTAGGCCTTCTATACTGAGACCACTAAAAGTTTTGCTATGACTTCTGTAACTATGAGCTTATACATCCCGAATCCACATCTTATCTAATGGAATATAGGAGGAGTGTTCTGAGACTTTGAGGTGCTCAAGTACCTCATATTAATTCAGTAAAATGTCCCTTAGTGgatacctcccaatagcggacagttttttattccttggcagagtcccataagacttaatgtatttgcaccatcTGAAGAgtggacattcccaatagcggacgCGCACAcacccattaggggacaaaactcccaataggggacaaaacactccgaaTAGCGGACAAAACCCCACCCAACAGGGGACAAAACGATCCCAATAGGAGAAAACCAGGCTTATgggccggccctaccttgtacacagggctgccgtcagggaggtacagccaataccccagtaggggtccaatgttcccagcacagaagcagaaggccACTGTTTGAACAGTGgcctcctgcttctgtacatcctCTGGCCACAGCATTCGCCCTATTACCcctattccccctgtgccacataatttccccttgatcccttctgtgctatttcattccccctttattaaccTCTGTGCaaaatcatcaccccctctttaccaccccctgtgccatctcTTTCCCCCCTTTCTCCCACCTTTTCCATTTCATCCCCCTAATCCAACTaggccactttattcccccgaTACCCTatgccaaatcccccccccctcaccccttatGCTACAACACTTTTCATCTTCCTTCTTACCCCTGTTGTTTTTCTTACATGGTCAGCAGGCTCAGGGGCTCTCAGTGGATTTCCCGTTCTTCTAACGTCCTCTGCGCTACACTCACTAAGAGGCTGTGAGCAGCGGCGGCTGTGGGCACTGACGAGTAATGCTCCTGATGTAACTCATCAGTGCCCGCAGCAGACGCTGCTACTCTTAGTAAGTGCAGCACAGACGACATCAGGAGAACATCAAACCCACTAAGagtccctgcacctgagcctgctggccaggtaagaagaacaacaggaggagggaagaggaaaagtgatgtggcactaCGGGTAATGGGGGGAGGACTTGGCAAATTTTTAgggcaaatatcggcacttcatgattttgtgaatatttagattatagcgctatatattcgcaatgacgaatatttgttttttttttccttcacagtacacatcacaacaatgatgtgtactgtgtaaaaaaaaaaagtgatcatctctCCCTGCTtcaagcttgtggtccaaagtagacttcaatattatttactgtgtgagttggTGTGGAGCATGAATATTTCatgtatgcgaatatgcaaatattcgcgaatatcgtccctcccttcttttagcgtGTGGGAacatgagaaggatgcaaatacagttttcagaggttagcaacatccctagcaaccaataggaaagtattcCACCCCTTCACTATCTAAGATTCTTCCCAGCAGCATTCTTTTCTTGTTGTAAGAGGAGATTGAATACTGTCTGTGCTGTgcttattttttaaaagcaaatcaAATTATATGATAGGAAAGTTAGTGTTAcatagggtaggttagtttagcagagaAGTTCTAGTTTAGAGTATAGTAtacaaatttcattacgattttctcatggaaaaaaaagtgaacgaacatagcgaaaatgcaaatttcgcgaacataggatgaatgttcgtccatatattagcaaaatttcgcaaattcgaatatggcccctgccgctcatcacatgAAATATTTAACCCCCTGTCcccatacagtgaacatatagTGCTAagtatcagctgtacacagggtctgCAAACCATATAGGTGAGTCTTCCCTAGTTTAAGtctttcactttcctttttcttcttttaagacTCACCGCAGTTACTGGAACTCAGGAGGTAGTAGATCTGCAATACCACAGTGGTCTGGAGAAGGagaagtagtggatccgctggacctgtgtcgcAGATGATGCGGGCCGTGCCAGTGGCGGCagccaggtcactacccctggcacaactcgaccacacaggtggctgaggtgaagcgtggcacagaaggaaataGACAGGACATAGTCAGGCTAGAaagaggtctgggcaggcagcacaggagtgtagtcagtagggtagcagaaggtcaataggcaggcggctaggtacattgtcaggtcacggaatgcaaggactggtacacggcaaggaacacaaaatactgctttctctaaggcattaaggcaaacaaagatccggcaagggcaattGGGAGGAGCTGGAACTTATAACAGAGGTACAGGTGTCAAACTAATtacgggcacactggccctttaaattttaaacctccggcgcacgcgccctaggaggcgggggcacgcgtgccagagctgaggaacagaggccggggacagaggtgagtgacgggctgggactcgcatgcgggtgcgtcccgtgaTGCGACTCATAGCCCCGCCGGCGGCAGTCATGAACGGGGAGGTGCGCTCTCGGCCAGTCGGCCGGTATGTCCGGCCGGAGCACAGTGTATAACAGTACccacccctttggtctccccctcttcttgtggGACAAAAATTTCTTGAGGAGATTACGGTCCAAGATGTTATCCTCgggctcccaggatctctcctcaggaccaaaaccCCTCCAATCGACCAGAAAAAAATGTCTGTTATGTACCATTTTAGAGGCCAGGATCTCTTTAACCTGAAAAATACCtgaggaaccggagacaggagtgggagcagAATTTTTTCTTTGAGAGTAACGGTTGATAACTAGAGGTTTGAGGAGAGATACATGAAATGAGCTAGAAATGCGTAGAGAAGGGGGTAAACAGAGTTTGTAAGCAACTGGATACATTTTTTGTAAGACCTCGAACGGTCCTTGGAAACAAGGACCTAATTTGTAACCTGGGATTTTGAACCGAATGTACTTAGAAGATGACCAAACAttttcaccaggagagaaggatggaggaagtTTTCTTTTCTTGTCTGCCTGGGTTTTCATGCGAGATAATGATTGCCGAGTCTGTTGCCAAATGGAAGAGAAATCTTGGACAAGTTTGTCTACAGCTGGAACACTGGAAGAAACTGGAACAGGATGAGGAGACCGGAAATGatgacaaaaaacaataaaaaatggagaCGTCTTTGTGGACTCAGAATCTTTATGATTTTAGGAATATTCAGCCCAGGGAAGATCAACCCAGTCGTCCCGAAGTGCTGAAACAAAATGACGTAAATAAGTCTCCAAGATTTGATTTATCCTTTCCACCTTAccattggactgggggtggtaggcagaggagaaatcagAACTGATGCCAAGGCAGGAACAGAGAGCTcaccagaatttggacacaaactgAACTCTGCGTTCCAAGACAATATTTTCTGGAAGACCATGAAGTGGGAAGATATGAAGTAAGAAGTGGCTCattggaataaaatgagccattttagaaaaccgatcaaccaccacccagatgactgtgtgtCCATTTAGTCTCAGGAATGGGCAACAGCTGCTAGAGTCCTGCGGGTCTAAGTCGAGGGGTCTTGTCTCGAGCACAAGTGACACAGGAACGTACAAATTCACAGACATCGTGTTCcagacgcaaccaccaatagtGCCGGGAGATTAGAAGAAGAGTCTTGCGTACTCCAGGATGGCCAGCCAATAAAAAAAATGCGTCTCAATCTGACTGGTGCAAAAGTTTTACCAGGAGGTACCTGTAAAAGATCATCAGGAGCTGCTGAAATCAGACGATCAGGAGAGATA is drawn from Hyla sarda isolate aHylSar1 chromosome 4, aHylSar1.hap1, whole genome shotgun sequence and contains these coding sequences:
- the LOC130367171 gene encoding olfactory receptor 11L1-like; the encoded protein is MQENNRTEVTEFLLLGFQVSRGLRLSLFCLFLVVYCLIICGNLLIITLVSTSKNLHTPMYFFISQLAISDILLSTDIVPSLFHILLNNGGTMTFIGCITQFYLFCASEGFECFFLTVMSYDRYVAICDPLRYSSIMTSGHCVILTVICWLSGSFGVLIYIIITAKLDFCGPNIIDHFFCEIVPILELSCSDTFIVHLVIYLLSIPVVFIPSIIIIVSYTYIVLTILRIPSNTGRQKAFSTCSSHLTVVSIFYGTLLSVYIVPTKGRTLTMSKIFSLLYTMFTPLANPIIYSLRNKDIRKAVQEILHKRLIW